The following coding sequences are from one Fusobacterium simiae window:
- a CDS encoding GntR family transcriptional regulator, giving the protein MVKNRKNISDNVYEAIREHLLSQELNFGDKIVELDYCQKLNVSRTPLREAIKQLEIEGIIERAPNGRIKVMSMDEKRIDEIFQIRIALEDIIFNNLSKNNEFIPKLEANLKLTEFQIKSKNWNEARKLFSEFNKILYSHSGLEFTIKILKYYNFILEKLRYNSLKRDTRIVEAYQEHLILLEYFKNNDIENAKIFNKEHLLRSKESIMSFYKQKYKNFNKKDS; this is encoded by the coding sequence ATGGTAAAAAATAGAAAAAATATTAGTGACAATGTTTATGAAGCAATAAGAGAACATCTTTTATCACAAGAACTAAATTTTGGTGATAAAATTGTAGAACTTGATTACTGTCAAAAACTTAATGTTAGCCGTACTCCGTTAAGAGAGGCAATAAAGCAATTAGAAATTGAAGGTATTATTGAAAGAGCACCTAATGGAAGAATTAAAGTTATGAGCATGGATGAAAAACGTATTGATGAAATTTTCCAAATTAGGATTGCTCTTGAGGACATAATCTTCAATAATTTAAGTAAAAATAACGAGTTTATTCCCAAATTAGAGGCTAATTTAAAATTAACAGAATTTCAGATAAAATCTAAAAATTGGAATGAAGCTAGAAAACTTTTTTCTGAATTTAATAAGATTCTATACTCACATTCTGGACTTGAATTTACAATAAAAATATTAAAATATTATAATTTTATTTTAGAAAAATTAAGATATAATTCTCTTAAAAGAGATACAAGAATTGTTGAAGCATATCAAGAACATTTAATACTCTTAGAGTATTTTAAAAATAATGATATTGAGAATGCTAAGATTTTTAATAAGGAACATCTTCTTCGTTCAAAAGAATCTATAATGTCTTTTTACAAACAAAAATATAAAAATTTTAATAAAAAGGATAGCTAA
- a CDS encoding DUF1858 domain-containing protein: MVTGDMNIMEAVEKYPVIVEVLQRNGLGCVGCMIASGETLAEGIEAHGLDTQAILKEINSLIKE, from the coding sequence ATGGTAACAGGAGATATGAATATAATGGAAGCGGTTGAAAAATACCCAGTAATAGTTGAAGTATTACAAAGAAATGGTTTAGGTTGTGTAGGTTGCATGATAGCTTCAGGAGAAACTCTTGCAGAAGGAATTGAAGCTCATGGATTAGATACACAAGCTATTCTAAAAGAAATCAACTCACTTATTAAAGAATAA